A window of Cynocephalus volans isolate mCynVol1 chromosome 3, mCynVol1.pri, whole genome shotgun sequence genomic DNA:
TCTCCTCCCACTGCCTGGCCACCGAGGACCCCAAGCCTCCAGGCAAGGCCTGAGTGGGGAGAGGGCTGGAAGGGAGCTGCCTCCGGCAGACCCTGGCTGCACCGCCAGCCTGACAGCCACCTAGCGGCCCTTGCTGGGCCCCGGCCCCCTCCAGCCTCAGCCCTTCTCACCAGATGAGCGTTTTCAGGGGTCAAGAGGGCATGCCCACCAAGCCCGTGAGTCCCTTCCAGACCCCAAGGTCCCAGACTCCCTGCTCAGATGCCCTCAAGCCTGGATCCATTCTCGCAAGTTGGAGCCACCAGACCTGTGCCCACTTGCAGCCCGGGGGCTGGCCAGAGGCAGGTGAGGCGGtttgctggggctgtgggtgaGTTCAAAGCCATGGGCCGGATGAGGCATGTGGGCTTGGGAGGCTCCTCACAGTGTGGGGCGTCAGGGTGGGCGCACGGccggctggggctggggctggggctgctgcaCCCATTCTTCCATGAGAATGCCAAGGAGCCAGGGGTCCCCCATCGCCCCAGCCTTCCAGACCTCATGCGACATGGTTGTCGAGGCAGGAGAAGAGAGCCCTTCTGTGTAACCACCTTTCACTTGAGTCCGGGGAAGGTGGGCTCTCTTCGTATTCGTGGCCCAGCCTTGTGCACTTTCCACCCAGCCAGGCCCACAGGCCACCCCTCACCATGCACCCCCTCACCCAGGAACTCAgggcaggagcctggggcacAGCTGCGCTCAGGCTGGGGCCTGGAAATGAGGCCCACACTAAGGCCAAGTGGGGCAGTGGGAAGGTGAAAGGACTGGGGCAGGGGCTCCGCTCTATTCACTTCCTGGCCACTCAGACTGGCCCGGGATGCTGTTGTCAAGCCCTGTCCTTGGGGAATGCTACCCACCCAAGTGGCTTCCTTTCCCTGTGGGCACCCTGAGGTCAGCACCCTGGACAGTGGACGCCGCAGCCTTCATTCACCCTGAGCGATGCCTCCAAGGAGGAACTGGAGCAGACACCCAGACCTCATTCAAAGTGGGGGGGCAGTGCTCAAGGTCCCAGTCTGAGGAGCAACAGGGTCCTGTATTCAGGGGACCCCAGTTGGAGGGGTGAGGGGTAAGGCAGATCCCCTTGCTGGGAACCTCTAACCAGGCCTACCTCTCCCAACAGGCCAGCTATGGCCCCACCTACTTTCTCCAGGATGGAGGTCCTCGCTGCCTCCacttccagcctcccttgcagctaggggaAGCCATTGCACTAAGTTCTAGATCAAGTTCTAGATCACTTCTAGATCATAGATAAGTGGAAGTGCCCTGTGGGACTTCCAGGACATCTCCTCTGGGATGTCCCTTACTCTCTGCTAGGAATATAGAGGCAATGGCTGAGCTCCTGCAGCCATTGTGGGGCTGTGAAGCTAGGATCCTAGGGACTGGGAGCTGAGAGATGGAGGGACCTGGCTCCTGATGCTGTCTCTACACCACTGGCCCCAGGACCAGGTTAGTGTGTGAGAGAAATAAACAGTCTTGCTTAGGCCACTGTTCCTTGGGTCTCTGTGGCTTTGCTGTGAGGCCTGTGACTGCGGGCCACCTCCAGTTctaggagggtgggggagggatagATTTTCACTGGAGGTGTGTCTTGGGTTGAATGTACCCCcaaagcttaatcctcactgtaactgctgagggtggtaAATACTATGATGGTGATTGAAAGCTgaggccttggggaggtgattagattgtaggaccatgcaggagtgaatggattaataatggtggtcagggctgcggttctgaaggctttaaaaagagagtgcatgagAAGGTTAGTCCctcagctctctctgctccaccatttctgcaaTGTGATACCTGCCTTCACTGTTGCCACTGCCAAGACCCTCACAGGATGTGTCCCCTgaactttggacctcccagccagAAAATTTCGTTttattataaatcacccagtttcaggtattttgttataaacagtagaaacagacaaatacaaagTGAAAGTTCTCAGCCCCACCCTCTAGCTCGGCCACCCAGCTCCAGCTTTGCGtcctggggtgggaggggtgctCAGGACAAAGAGGAAGTGGCTGAAAGAGGAAGCAGCAGGCTCCCAAGAGAAGGCAGGTAGGTGGCTGTGGGACAGAGGCAGTGCTGGAGCCTGCCTGGGTGAGCCGAAGGCCTGCAGTCTGTGGCTGGAGCCAGGATGGACACCAGGGCAGGGCCCCCAGAGGTATGTGCCAGAGAGGCCAGGGCCAGGTGGGGAAGAGCCAGGCCGAAGGCCCCAGGAAGGCACTGCCGTCTGCCTCCCCATGGCCCCATCCTCCCAGCAGCCCCAGGTCCAGAAGGTCACAAAGCCTCTGGCCGGCCCTGCAAATGACCCTTTCCTTCCGCAATCTATGCAATGGGGAATACCGGGGCTCTGGGTCCCAGCGAGTTGACAGCCAGGCCCTCCACCCTAGCCTGGGACTGGAGCCATACCCCACACCCTGCAGTGCACATTTAACCTCTGATACCTGTGGGGTCTCATGGCTGCCCACCATGGGGCTGGGAGGCTCAGAGTCCCACAGGGgtctcccagcccagcacagctcTGAGATGCCAGTACTAGTTCTCTCCAAAGAGCTGACCCCATCCCAGGTACACACAGGATCCCCAGAGCCACAGCGAGTGAACAGATCTGCAGCTGCCTGGAGCTATGTGGGGGGCTGGCCTCCCCAGGTCCCAGAGCAGTTCCCAATGGTCAGGAGGAAGTGGTGACGTGCTCTGGGGGTCTGTGGCTCCGGGAAGTGCCTGGGACAGGCTCTGATTCTGAGATGGGGGACTGCGAGAGGAGGCTGGCTGtgacctgcctgcctgcctggggcATTTCAGGAGGGTGAGgtgcaggcaggggtggggagcaATCCCCCGAGGatttccctctgccccctccgCCCAGCCTCAGTCCAGGACTCTGCCCTGTCTGCCTCTCCTGAAAGTTATTGAAGAAGGCACGAGAGCCTGAGGCTGGCTCTGTCCCCCtggcagtgggggtgggtgggagagcaTCCTCGAGAGCCTCAGCTCagctgtggggtgggggcagcaccCCGATGGGTGGGAGGGTTGTGGGGCCTTGGTGACTGCCTGAGTCCCCTGGCCCCCACACCTCGAGGCTCTCCCACTGGGGTTTCCAAGGTCTCCACCGTCCTGTAAGCTACGGCACCAGAGTGGAAAGAGCCCCCATGCCCAGCTCCTATGGCCACCCCTCCCCACACTGAGGCAGGCCAGATTCTCTGAAGGCCTCAGCCCTGGACCATGGGAGGACAGCCCGGAAATGAACCTGGAGACCTGGAGGCTGAGCCCGGCTGCTCCTGGGTGGACAGCCTGACCCATAGAACCCTGGGCCTGGGTCCTGGCACCCAGCCTAGCTGCACACACCTGAACTGcagagccccacccccaccccatccatcACTGTGCAGCAGCGAGGCCTGCACCTGCCCCTCGTGAATGGCAGAGGCTAGATGGCCAGTTGACCTAGTTTGCTGTGCATAGGCCCTTCCCTGCGTCCCAGGGAGGGCACCCTGCTCCGTGGTGACACTCAGGCAGCCTGTCCGCTTCAGGGTGGGAATGGGAGCCCTCTCCAGCAGGGGTCCAGCAATGCAGGGCTCCAGCCACCCCTGTCCTCTCCATGCCTCGCTGTCCTTGCCAGGAGGGGGCCACTGCCCAGCTGCCTGCCTTGACCTACAGCTCCCAGGAGGGGGCCCAGCCCCAAGGAAGGGAAGCGGCTATTTATAAACCACTAGTGAGGGAAACAAGCAGTGAAAGTAGAAATGGTACTTTCAGGCTCAGTTTCAGTTGTGGTTCAAACAAGGAACTGAGATTCAGAAACCCAGACACCCAGCAGGAGGGAGACCCAGAGAGGGGAAAGCTCAGAAAGCCAGCTGGCAGGCACAGGCTCGACACTCACAGCCACTAGCGAGAGCGAGCAGGGAGGGGACCACATGGAGGCCACCACCCGCAAGCCAGGGAGGGACAGCAGGGTGGAGCTCAGGGACTGGCCCCACACACAGGGCGTGACCTCGGGCAGCAGTGGGGAGGCTTTGGGGGGTTTGAGTGGTGTCTGTAGGGACCCATGAGGGGGAGTCCCCAGTACCCAGGCACTGGGGGGTCAGTTCCCAGTGGGATTAGGGGAGCTGCCAGTGATGCCAGGCTGCTCCGTGCAGACACTGAAACCTCTTCAGAGAGCAGCGGCAGCCCCCGAGTGGGCCTATTCCACACCGCCCCGCAGCCCACGGGACAAAGAGGCTGGCACGGTAGGACTGGGGGCCCGAGGGTGGGGGTGGTCAGGGACCCAACAGCCTCGCAGGGCCCCTGCGCCAGAGTGGAGAGGACAAAACCAGCCATGGGGGAGCCTCAGAGAACAGGGGATACCCCGAATAGTGGGCGAGGGAAGTCACCTGGGTGCTTGAGACATGGCCCACGTCCCTCTGCCAGGGCGGATTTGGGTGGACTGGGGACAGCCAGCTACTGTGCAGCCACAGCATTGCAGAGTGGGCTGCAAGCCACTTGTCCCCCCAACACGGTGGGCCCTTCTCTCACAATCTTCCCCCTCCTGtgcccacctccagccccaccccagctgcAGCCCAGGTCCTCCCTGGAGCCTGGACAGCCTCTGTCTCAGTACCAGATAGTGGGGCCCCATAACCAGAAGTGGAGGCCACAGCTGTGCAGGAACGCCACGGGTGACGCCCCTCTCCGACTGCAGGTGCTGGCAGCACTGGCCATGCTGGGGCTGGGCTTCGTGGCTCTCACCTACCACTTATTGCAAgtgccccctcctcccacctggGGCCAGGCACACCCCAAGGAAGTGAGCGGCTCCATCCTGGCCTGGAAGCctctgggaggggaggccaggcaGCAGAGGGACTCCTGCCggtgagtgagccacggggcccaCAGGGGGCGGGTGGTCTCTGCTTCAGGCACTGCCTGCATCCGGCCATTGGATCTCCCCTGGGATAAGCACTGCCCCTCACCAGCTCCCGGGGGAAGACGCAGGTCACTGGGGAGGGTCTGGACCGTGTGGTCTGGAGTGAGGACCTGGACAGGGCGATGTGGGTGCTCTTTGCAGCAAACAGACGCTGCCACCTGGGCAGACAGGGGCCCAGCACCTTCACAGTCCTTCCATCCCGGGGGTAGTTTTTCTGCCCCTGCCTGCACCGCAGCACCCTGTCTGCCCCTCCTGCCTTGCTGTTGGGGTCCTGGAGTCCCAGAACCTCCCCTGGTGGGAACCTATTGGTCCATCCTGCACACGTGCCCCCAAGACCGGTGCTCTCCAGCTCCTGGCCCAGCCCCTCCTTCTGGGTCATCTCTGGCGTTCACCAAGGGCTTCCACGCCAGAGGCCACCCAGACTCAACAGCTCCCTCAAGGCAGCACCTTGGGGTTGGAGTGGAGCCTGGGTCCCCCAGTCTGGCCTGCTCTGGAGTGGCCAGCCCCTGTCCACTCAGGCTCCTTCCTGGACATGCCTCTGGACTTGAGAACCTCCAGCTAGGCCAGCACGGACACAGTGGGTAGTGTGAGGCCTGCTGGTGGCTCCTGCCCTCACTCAGACTTCTGCCTGACCCTCTCCGCAGGCTCGTCCTCGTGGAAAGCATCCCCCAGGACCTGCCATCTACAGCCGGCAGTCCGGCTGCCCAGCCCCTGGCCCAGGCCTGGCTGCAGCTGCTGGACACTGCCCAGGAGAGTGTGCATGTGGCCTCATACTACTGGTCCCTCACGGGGCCTGACATCGGGGTCAACGACTCGTCTTCCCAGCAGGTgtgtcccagccctgccctggtgCTAGGCACACAGCAAGTCAGGCCACCCCTCTGTGCAGAGCTCTGGCACTCCAGGCCCAGGGCTCAGCTCCCTGGGGACTGGGCTAGGACAGAGCACGGGACAGGCTCTTACTTGGGGGCTGTCAGGGCCgaggggttggggggtgggccCCTGGAGGACCGAGCACTCGGACTGTGCCTGAGTGAAGTTTGGCTCCTAGTAAAGGTTCATCCAGATGCTTGACCCAACTCTGATCTGTGGGCAGACAGGGGTGGCCTCCTGCAGGGAGGCCTGGGTCCTGGGGAAAGGGGAACACAGGGTCATCTCTCACGGCTGGCCTGGCCTTGCAGGGAGAGGCCCTTCTGCAGAagctgcagcagctgctggaCAGGAACGTTTCCCTGGCTGTAGCCACCAGCAACCCAACACTGGCCAGGAAGTCCACCGACCTGCAGGTCCTGGCTGCCCGAGGTGGGTGCCTGCACTGTCCTGGGTCCTACAGCCCTGGTACTGAGCACGAGCTGTCTTGCTGGCATTATGGAACTGGGACAATGACAAAGAAAGGTGGAGCTGCCCAAGGTGTGAGGGGTGGGAAAGTGCTTCCCCAGGAcacccaggagggcaggggccCAGGGTCTGAGCTCCCTCGAGTTGGGTCCACCTGAGGACGGGGATGTTCCAAAGACCCAGAGTGTCATTTTCCACAGGGCAGAGCACAGAGTGGCTTCAGGGCCCTGCTGAGCCTAGCTGCTCTGACTGGGGGATGGAGGCTCTGGCTGGGGAGCAAGACACCGCGGACACTGTCAGTACAAACATGGAGGATCCTGGGCcggtctgtgcctcagtttccttgtccgTAAAATGGGGACGATAATAGCATCAACTTAGCAGGGATGTTATGAAGATAAATGCGCCAACTCAACCGTAAAGAGCTCAGACCCAGGCTCTCGTGAAGTTGGCACTAACAAGAGATGGTTCATCCTGTCGTCCTGAACCCTCGACCAGGTGCCCAGGTGCGACAGGTGCCCATGCAGCGGCTCACCGGGGGTGTTTTGCACTCTAAATTCTGGGTTGTGGATGGGCGGCACATCTACGTGGGCAGCGCCAACATGGACTGGCGGTCCCTGACACAGGTGAGTCCAGGCCCAGAGGTGGGAGGCCCGCCTGGAGCTCTTCCCTCCTGCACCCCTTCCCTCCTGCACCCCAGCGGGCTTTGCCTGAAGTCCAGCAAGTCTGGAGAAAGTCAGTGTCCCAAGAAGTGAGCAAACAGAACCCAGGGTCACGTAGCCACATCTGCAGTGTCACCACAGCCTAATCAGTTGCAGACTGGCCCCACACGTTACGGAATTCAGCATGGGCAACAAAATGTGGGATAATATTTAACAACGTGGAAAGAAGTTTAAGTCGCATCACCCAGGGAAACGTGCAGATTGCAAAGCACAAGCCTTTTTAGGAAAAGCGATGCTTTAAAAATGAGGAGAAGATGATCGTGGACACGGTCACATGGCCGTCGCCTGACCGTGGGATTAACAATGATTGTTTTCTGCATGCTCTTATGCATTTCCTATTGTTTTCAGTAATAACGTGTATCGCTTTTATCGCTGGAATACAACGTTAAAAAAAACCAGGGGCCGCTGGTCACCCCTCCAAGTACACCATCTACCAGATTCCTGCGGGTGGCGCTGGCGAGGAGAGGCTGCAGCTGGCTGGGGCTGTGCTCTGCACCCCCACAGCCGCGACCCTGGTCTCTGCAGGTGAAGGAGCTTGGCGCCATCGTCTACAACTGCAGCCACCTGGCTGACGACCTGGAGAAGACCTTCCAGACCTACTGGGTGCTGGGGGCGCCCCAGGCCGTCCTCCCCGAAACCTGGCCTCGGAACTTCTCGTCCCACATCAACCGCTTTCAGCCCCTCCAGGGCCGCTTTGACGGGGTGCCCACCACTGCCTACCTCTCGGTAAGGCGGGTCAAGGGGGGGCCCGCCGGACCACAGGGAGCCCCGCGCCTGGCCCTGCAGACCCCGTCAGCACCTGCAAGGTCACAGGAGCCGGTGCATGATGGGGCCACGGTGCCGGGGCAAGGGGCAGGCTGGACTGCAGGAGAGGACGCCGGTCAGCGCCATCCACGGGAGACAGGCGcctgggaggtggtggggagTCCTGTGGCCCTCGGAATCTCCAAAGAGACTGTCAGGAGGGGACGGGGGCTCCAGTCCAGCCGTCCCCTTACTCtgcggggaaggaagggaagatggAAGGCAGGCCGGCTGCACCTGGGCAGACCCCTGCGTGGAGCACAGGGTGGGGTGGACAGCGGCAGGTCTACAGAGGAAACCCCCCACACGTGGGGGCCCACCCTGAAGCGAGTAACTGTTTCTGGGAAGTCAGTCCAGCCAGGGCCCGGGGAAGGCTGGCTGCTTCTGGCTGTCCCCGCCGGGACTCCGGGCCAGCACCAAGCACCCTGTGTAGACCCTTCCACTTCCCCCAGCCTTCCAGGGAGCacctctctgcctcctccctccaccACCACATGGGGCCTCTTGGGTGGTACACGGTGGACTCGTGGGTCCAGAAAACCAGGAGCCTGCAGGGACGCCTCTCCCCGCACAGGCATCGCCGCCCGCGCTCTGCCCCCAAGGCCGCACCCGGGACCTGGACGCGTTGCTGGCAGTGATGCGGGCAGCCCAGGAGTTCATCTATGCCTCGGTGATGGAGTACTTCCCCACCACGCGCTTCAGCCACCCCGCCAGGTGGGACTGGGTGGGAGCCGGGTGGCCATGGAGGGTGGAGACCCGCTCTGCTGACGGGCAGCTCCTGGGCATGTCCCCTCCTGCCAGGACCCCTACTCATCCCAAAGCTTGTGGGCAGGACCCTgaccctccccttccccaggtACTGGCCGGTGCTGGACAATGCACTGCGGGCGGCAGCCTTCAGCAGGGGCGTGCGCGTGCGCCTGCTGGCCAGCTGTTGGCTCAACACGGACCCCACCATGTTCCCTTACCTGAGGTCCCTGCAGGCCCTCAGCAACCCCTCGGCCAACATCTCTATAGACGTGGTGAGGAGCCGCCTCAGGGCCGGGCTGTGGGGAAGGTGGCCCTTGTTCCCTCCCTGCCTGACTCGTTCCGTCTCTGTTCCCCCAGAAAGTCTTCATTGTCCCAGTGGGCAATCATTCCCACATCCCATTCAGCAGGGTAAACCACAGCAAGTTCATGGTCACCGAGAAGGCAGCCTACATAGGTGAGTGGCTGGGAGGAGGTCTGTGGGTGGTGGGCTCTGGGCCCTTGAGTCTATGGAGGGGCATCAGGTGCCATGGAGGCCACACAAACCCACAGAAGGGTCGTGTGCCCTGGGCGGTGGCTGGGCCAGGGTGCTGAGGCAGACACTGCTGTCCAGCATGGGCCCCTCAGGACAGAGGGGCTGCTGGGGGGGCCAGGGTCTCAAGTGGAGTTCTAGGGAccaagcaaccagcccagctgTCAGCTGGCCCTCAGGGGCAGGTGGGGAAATCCTGAGCAGCGGCCCCCAGAACAGTGAGTGAGGACGCCTGTCCCAGGGTGACACAGGGGGTGTTGCACTCTGAAGAGCTAGCTGGCCCTCCACACCCAGGTGAGGGCTGGAGTCCACACCTAAGCGAGGGGCTGTCCGGCTGGAGCTTGGTGACAGTAGAGCGGCCAGTGTGCCCACTCTCCGCAGCTCTGCGGCTGGGGCATGGTACTGGGCCGGGCTGCAGAGGGGTCTGCGTGAGCGCAGTGGCTTTCATGCCCACCTCCCCGCAGGCACCTCCAACTGGTCAGAAGACTACTTCAGCAGCACCTCAGGCGTGGGCCTGGTGGTCAGCCAGAGGGCCCCACGCACCCAGCCAGGGGTGGCCACAGTGCaggagcagctgcagcagctcTTTGAGCGGGACTGGAATTCCCGCTATGCCGTAGGCCTGGACGGGCAAGCCCTGGGCCAGGACTGTGTCTGGCAGGGGTGAGGCCTGGGCCTTCTTGGCTCCTGGGCCCCACTGCCCTTGGTGGACACTGCTCCCCCTGGACCTCCCCCTCTGTCCCTCAGCCTGGGCTTTCAGCAGTTCCTTCCACCCAAGCCCCAGTCAGGGTCAGGACTGCTCAGCACTGCCACCCTCTGGGCAGCTGCAAACTGCCCCCTGCTCTCCAAATCCAGCTCCTCCTGAACCCACCCCCTGAAGAGTACTGACATGCTTCCCTGTCCTTCTGTGTGAGTCCCACACGgggctcctcccctcctcctcctcggcCCTAGACTGGAGTTTGCACTGTGGGACCCTGCAAAGGGCCAGTCTTTAAGCAGCCACCCTGGCGAAGCCAGGCCGCATCCCCGCCATGGGAAGCCCTTCCCCAGTCCAGGGGACAGAGCAGGAGTGGCTGTGCTCCGGAAGCTAAATTCCGGCTTCTCGGCTGCAGGCTGGGTCAGGGTGCGGGGGGTCAACAttaatggggggaggggagcgcGAGCCCACTGACAGGCCGCATGAACACCCAGGGCGTCCCGGGCACGTGCAGGTGCGGAGAGGGCAGGCCCAGAGCACGGGGTTGGGCCCAGGACCCGGATGCAGCCCCAGAACCTATGGGTGGGGTCGAGAGGACGTGGATTTGAGCTGGTGTGGAGGAAAGTGACACCCAGCTGGGATGGGGACTTGGGTGCAGCCCCATGGTTCTGAACAACGCCTAAGGCCCATAGGCCCTGGTGAGGCCCACTGAGCTCAGGGATGGTTCAGTGGTGTGAAGTGGCACTGGATTCTGCGTGGGCACCAAGGTCCTGCACTTGGGGTGCAGTGCTAGGGGTAGctcttccctgccctcccccgATCCTCTCTGCTCTGGAAGAGCTGGCAGAGTCATGTCAGGCATGGCACAAGTTCTTTGTTTGATCGGGGTCCTTGCACTTCCCCTTCTGAAGGACACCTTAGACCTCAGCGTCCTCTTCAGTGCAGAAGGCCCCCTAAACCCATCCTGCCTCCCTGCCCAGATTCACGAGTAGCTGGAGAGTGTGTCATGGATGTGGAAGGCCCAGGGACCCATGCAGCCCTGCAAGGCCTCTAGAGCCTCTGGGAGCTGGTCTGTGTGTGAGCTGCCCTGGACCAAGCGAAGCCCCAGCAGCTGCCCTGTCCTCTCCCTGTGGCTTTCCTTACCCGCCCATGCTCCAAATCTCCTCTGCAACCTGTTTGCCAAAAAGCTGCATGGCAACACCCCTGCAGCCCAGACCCGGCTCTGCCTGCAGCGTTGCATGTGCAGGTCTGCTCTCTGACTCTTGGGCCTATAGCAGAATGTGTCCTGGGGCACTCAGCCAGCCATGTTCCAGGAGGGCTCTGTGCTCCAGCCATGACTGGGACAACTGCCTGGTGGCCCTCAGCCAGTGAAAGGCCTGTTTCCGCACAGTCTGCGGATGGAAGCCACACCTCAGGGGCAGCCTCAAAGGCCTGCGCCAAAGCAGACCCCGCTCCAAAGGAGACCCAGCTTGACAAGGCTCGGGAGGCCCCAGGAGGGCACCAAGATGTGGCTGCTTCTGGGATGTGGTGGACAGACCTATGATCCCTGCTTCCTGGTACTCACGTCCATGCGTAATCTCACCTTGAGTGTGGTCAGGATCTGTGCCTTGCTTGTAACCAGAATACACAACATtaatgggatgtcacttctgtgattACACGACATAAGGCTGTCTCTTACTCACTTTGATGTAGTGAGCTGTAAGGCTGGGAGCTGTcctatggagaggcccatgtggcagCGCACTGGGGGTGGCCTCCAGCCAGCAAGAAACCAAGGCCCTCAGTCACCCAGGCCACAAGGAATTGAACTCTGCCAGCAACCATGTGAGCTTCAGAAGTCTCTCTCTCCCCAGTCGAGTCTGGAGATGAGACTGCAGCTCCAGCTGACACTTTGATTGATGCCTTGTgggaccctgagcagagaacccagtgGAGCCATGCTTGGAATCCTGACCTCAGAAACTGGGAGATCATAAATATGTGTGGTTTTGAGCTGCTGATTTATGGTGATATTCTTACACAGCATAGACAACTCACACACGGGGAACCAAGGCCATGTGGGAATATTGTGGCAGCCTCTGCTGCTCAGCTGCTCCCCAGTTGGTGTGGCGGCTGCCTGTCTGGCCTCCAGCACCAAGGTCCCACTATCCCAGGCCTTGACTGCAGGTTCAGAGCAGGACAAGAGCCCCCTGGAGCCAGGCAGACTGCCACTGCAGTGCTCCCTGGATTGCACTCACCAAGCCTGTCTAGCACACACGagttggagcagagagagggagggagcccTGGGCTGGGAGAGCACCCCTGCCCAGCTCCACTGCACACAAAGGCCCACTGactccctcaccccaccccaatcGTGAGCCACCCTGGGGCCCTGTGTGAGCTCACTTTCCAGAGGCTTCCATTTTTCCTAACTTGGGTGACTCTCCCAGCCAGCCACAGGGAAGACATGATGTGTCCATTGTGGCACAGGGAGAGGCATAGTCTCTCCTGCCCCCCTGCCCTGTGTTCCTACACCCCACAGCCTCCACCCTTCTGGGGCCTCTCAGGGCAGCATAGGGAGTGGCAGGCCACCCCCTGGGCCCACAGTGCTCCAGAGCAGCTCACAGCACAGCTGTGGGAGCAGCTTTCCTCCCCAAGGGAGAAGGAGTGCTTGTTGCCAGAAGCCCTGCTGGGCCAGGAGGGAGCTGGGCCCAGGTTCCAACCACCCCTCAGAACACTGCAGACCCATGAGCCCAGGAGGGGTGTCTGAGGGCAGCTGAGCAGAGATTTGACCACTGAAAGGGTATAGGAAAGCCCTGGAACCTCATCCCGCTACCCCATGTGGACTTGCTTCCTGTGGCTGCCTGCAAGGGCACAGATGGTGAAGCAAGCGTTTGAGGACGGGCCCCGAAACATGACCAAGGACCCAGCTAGCCCTCCAGGACAGGGACTTCTGTCTGCGTGGTATCTGCTCAGTGCATCTTCCTCTGTCCTGGAGCCCCCTTCCAGCCAGTGGGAGGGAGTGTGCCTGTGTCCCCTGCCACATGTGAACTCAGGGTCCCTATCTTGTCTGCCTCATAGCCTCTGGCTTAGACAAGGATCTGGACAAACAAATGGCAAGTCAACAGCACTCTTGGATCCATCCTTGGCTCTGTTTTCTAGAGC
This region includes:
- the PLD4 gene encoding 5'-3' exonuclease PLD4 — protein: MPGCSVQTLKPLQRAAAAPEWAYSTPPRSPRDKEAGTLQVLAALAMLGLGFVALTYHLLQVPPPPTWGQAHPKEVSGSILAWKPLGGEARQQRDSCRLVLVESIPQDLPSTAGSPAAQPLAQAWLQLLDTAQESVHVASYYWSLTGPDIGVNDSSSQQGEALLQKLQQLLDRNVSLAVATSNPTLARKSTDLQVLAARGAQVRQVPMQRLTGGVLHSKFWVVDGRHIYVGSANMDWRSLTQVKELGAIVYNCSHLADDLEKTFQTYWVLGAPQAVLPETWPRNFSSHINRFQPLQGRFDGVPTTAYLSASPPALCPQGRTRDLDALLAVMRAAQEFIYASVMEYFPTTRFSHPARYWPVLDNALRAAAFSRGVRVRLLASCWLNTDPTMFPYLRSLQALSNPSANISIDVKVFIVPVGNHSHIPFSRVNHSKFMVTEKAAYIGTSNWSEDYFSSTSGVGLVVSQRAPRTQPGVATVQEQLQQLFERDWNSRYAVGLDGQALGQDCVWQG